One stretch of Streptomyces sp. NBC_01363 DNA includes these proteins:
- a CDS encoding DUF6131 family protein has translation MIVLGVILLVIGLVAGISILWTIGVALVVIGAILWILGAVGHAVGGRRHYW, from the coding sequence TGTCATTCTGCTGGTCATCGGCCTGGTGGCCGGAATCTCGATCCTGTGGACCATCGGCGTCGCGCTCGTCGTGATCGGTGCCATTCTGTGGATCCTGGGCGCCGTGGGGCACGCGGTGGGCGGCCGGCGCCACTACTGGTAG